In Eulemur rufifrons isolate Redbay chromosome 29, OSU_ERuf_1, whole genome shotgun sequence, one DNA window encodes the following:
- the ASB10 gene encoding ankyrin repeat and SOCS box protein 10 isoform X2 codes for MPRGRKSPPPWEHHLGCLPSAPACRVWGPQSCPALGTPRPSPLLCRDMALQNALYTGDLVRLQELFPPNSTADLLLESRAAEPRWSSHQRGLWSLTYEEELTTPLHVAASRGHTEVLRLLLRRRARPDSAPGGRTALHEACAEGHTACVHVLLVAGADPNIPDQDGKRPLHLCRGPGTLECAELLLRFGAKVDGRSEEEEETPLHVAARLGHVELADLLLRRGACPDARDAEGWTPLLAACDTRCQSPADAEATTARCLQLCRLLLSAGADADAADQDKRRPLHLACRHGHAAVVELLLSCGVSVNAMDYGGHTALHCALQGPAAALAQSPEHVVRALLNHGAVRVWPGALPKVLERWCTSPRTIEVLMNTYSGMRLPEEAMGLVPPETLQKHQRFYSSLFALARQPRSLQHLSRCALRSHLAGCLPHALPRLPLPPRLLCYLQLDFEDVLY; via the exons ATGCCTAGGGGAAGGAAGTCCCCTCCACCCTGGGAGCACCACCTGGGctgcctcccctcagcccctgcctgccGGGTCTGGGGGCCCCAGTCCTGTCCAGCCCTGGGGACTCCTCGGCCATCACCACTGCTCTGCCGTGACATGGCCCTGCAGAACGCCCTCTACACCGGGGACCTGGTGAGGTTGCAGGAGCTGTTTCCCCCCAACAGCACAGCTGACCTGCTGCTGGAGAGCCGGGCCGCGGAGCCTCGCTGGAGCAGCCACCAGAGGG GACTCTGGTCTCTGACATACGAAGAGGAGCTGACCACCCCACTGCACGTGGCAGCCAGCCGTGGCCACACAGAAGTTCTGCGGCTGCTGCTGAGGCGGCGGGCGAGGCCGGACAGTGCCCCTGGGGGCCGCACTGCCCTGCATGAGGCCTGTGCTGAGGGCCACACAGCCTGCGTCCACGTGCTGCTGGTGGCAGGAGCCGACCCCAACATCCCTGACCAGGATGGGAAACGCCCCTTGCATCTCTGTCGGGGGCCTGGCACCCTTGA GTGTGCGGAGCTGCTCCTGAGGTTTGGGGCGAAAGTGGATGGTCGGTCCGAGGAAGAAGAGGAGACTCCTTTGCACGTGGCCGCCCGGCTTGGCCACGTGGAGCTGGCAGACCTGCTTCTAAGACGTGGGGCGTGCCCCGATGCCCGTGATGCAGAAGGTTGGACCCCACTGCTGGCTGCCTGTGACACCCGCTGCCAGTCCCCTGCCGACGCTGAGGCCACCACCGCCCGCTGCCTCCAGCTGTGCCGCTTGCTGCTCTCAGCTGGAGCAGATGCCGATGCTGCTGACCAGGACAAGAGGCGgcccctgcacctggcctgtCGCCATGGCCATGCTGCTGTCGTGGAGCTGCTCCTGTCCTGTGGCGTCAGTGTCAATGCCATGGACTATGGGGGACACACGGCCCTGCACTGTGCTCTGCAGGGCCCAGCTGCAGCCCTGGCCCAGAGCCCCGAGCATGTGGTGCGGGCTCTGCTCAACCATGGTGCCGTCCGCGTCTGGCCGGGGGCCCTCCCCAAG GTGCTGGAGCGCTGGTGCACGTCCCCACGGACCATCGAAGTCCTGATGAACACCTACAGTGGCATGCGGCTTCCCGAGGAGGCTATGGGCCTGGTACCACCTGAAACTCTGCAG AAGCACCAGCGTTTCTACTCCTCCCTCTTCGCCTTGGCGAGGCAGCCCAGATCGCTGCAGCATCTGAGCCGCTGTGCGCTCCGCTCCCACCTGGCAGGTTGCCTGCCCCAcgccctgccccgcctgcccctgcCACCCCGCCTGCTCTGCTACCTGCAGCTCGATTTTGAGGATGTGCTCTACTAG
- the ASB10 gene encoding ankyrin repeat and SOCS box protein 10 isoform X3, producing the protein MLMSWSPEECRGQGESPGDRHTLCARLVEKPSRGAEEHPEAGPGPIVTRTASGPALAFWQAVLAGDVGSVSRILADSSTGLAPDSVFDTSDPERWRDFRFNIRALRLWSLTYEEELTTPLHVAASRGHTEVLRLLLRRRARPDSAPGGRTALHEACAEGHTACVHVLLVAGADPNIPDQDGKRPLHLCRGPGTLECAELLLRFGAKVDGRSEEEEETPLHVAARLGHVELADLLLRRGACPDARDAEGWTPLLAACDTRCQSPADAEATTARCLQLCRLLLSAGADADAADQDKRRPLHLACRHGHAAVVELLLSCGVSVNAMDYGGHTALHCALQGPAAALAQSPEHVVRALLNHGAVRVWPGALPKKHQRFYSSLFALARQPRSLQHLSRCALRSHLAGCLPHALPRLPLPPRLLCYLQLDFEDVLY; encoded by the exons atGCTCATGAGCTGGTCCCCAGAAGAATGCAGGGGACAGGGAGAGTCCCCCGGTGACAGACACACCCTCTGTGCCAGGCTGGTGGAGAAGCCCAGCAGAGGGGCTGAGGAGCACCCTGAGGCTGGCCCGGGACCCATCGTCACCCGCACGGCCTCGGGACCTGCCCTCGCCTTCTGGCAGGCGGTGCTGGCCGGGGATGTGGGCTCTGTCTCCCGCATCCTGGCGGACTCCAGTACCGGCCTGGCTCCTGATTCTGTCTTTGATACCAGCGACCCAGAGCGATGGAGGGATTTCCGCTTCAACATCCGtgctctga GACTCTGGTCTCTGACATACGAAGAGGAGCTGACCACCCCACTGCACGTGGCAGCCAGCCGTGGCCACACAGAAGTTCTGCGGCTGCTGCTGAGGCGGCGGGCGAGGCCGGACAGTGCCCCTGGGGGCCGCACTGCCCTGCATGAGGCCTGTGCTGAGGGCCACACAGCCTGCGTCCACGTGCTGCTGGTGGCAGGAGCCGACCCCAACATCCCTGACCAGGATGGGAAACGCCCCTTGCATCTCTGTCGGGGGCCTGGCACCCTTGA GTGTGCGGAGCTGCTCCTGAGGTTTGGGGCGAAAGTGGATGGTCGGTCCGAGGAAGAAGAGGAGACTCCTTTGCACGTGGCCGCCCGGCTTGGCCACGTGGAGCTGGCAGACCTGCTTCTAAGACGTGGGGCGTGCCCCGATGCCCGTGATGCAGAAGGTTGGACCCCACTGCTGGCTGCCTGTGACACCCGCTGCCAGTCCCCTGCCGACGCTGAGGCCACCACCGCCCGCTGCCTCCAGCTGTGCCGCTTGCTGCTCTCAGCTGGAGCAGATGCCGATGCTGCTGACCAGGACAAGAGGCGgcccctgcacctggcctgtCGCCATGGCCATGCTGCTGTCGTGGAGCTGCTCCTGTCCTGTGGCGTCAGTGTCAATGCCATGGACTATGGGGGACACACGGCCCTGCACTGTGCTCTGCAGGGCCCAGCTGCAGCCCTGGCCCAGAGCCCCGAGCATGTGGTGCGGGCTCTGCTCAACCATGGTGCCGTCCGCGTCTGGCCGGGGGCCCTCCCCAAG AAGCACCAGCGTTTCTACTCCTCCCTCTTCGCCTTGGCGAGGCAGCCCAGATCGCTGCAGCATCTGAGCCGCTGTGCGCTCCGCTCCCACCTGGCAGGTTGCCTGCCCCAcgccctgccccgcctgcccctgcCACCCCGCCTGCTCTGCTACCTGCAGCTCGATTTTGAGGATGTGCTCTACTAG
- the ASB10 gene encoding ankyrin repeat and SOCS box protein 10 isoform X1 has translation MLMSWSPEECRGQGESPGDRHTLCARLVEKPSRGAEEHPEAGPGPIVTRTASGPALAFWQAVLAGDVGSVSRILADSSTGLAPDSVFDTSDPERWRDFRFNIRALRLWSLTYEEELTTPLHVAASRGHTEVLRLLLRRRARPDSAPGGRTALHEACAEGHTACVHVLLVAGADPNIPDQDGKRPLHLCRGPGTLECAELLLRFGAKVDGRSEEEEETPLHVAARLGHVELADLLLRRGACPDARDAEGWTPLLAACDTRCQSPADAEATTARCLQLCRLLLSAGADADAADQDKRRPLHLACRHGHAAVVELLLSCGVSVNAMDYGGHTALHCALQGPAAALAQSPEHVVRALLNHGAVRVWPGALPKVLERWCTSPRTIEVLMNTYSGMRLPEEAMGLVPPETLQKHQRFYSSLFALARQPRSLQHLSRCALRSHLAGCLPHALPRLPLPPRLLCYLQLDFEDVLY, from the exons atGCTCATGAGCTGGTCCCCAGAAGAATGCAGGGGACAGGGAGAGTCCCCCGGTGACAGACACACCCTCTGTGCCAGGCTGGTGGAGAAGCCCAGCAGAGGGGCTGAGGAGCACCCTGAGGCTGGCCCGGGACCCATCGTCACCCGCACGGCCTCGGGACCTGCCCTCGCCTTCTGGCAGGCGGTGCTGGCCGGGGATGTGGGCTCTGTCTCCCGCATCCTGGCGGACTCCAGTACCGGCCTGGCTCCTGATTCTGTCTTTGATACCAGCGACCCAGAGCGATGGAGGGATTTCCGCTTCAACATCCGtgctctga GACTCTGGTCTCTGACATACGAAGAGGAGCTGACCACCCCACTGCACGTGGCAGCCAGCCGTGGCCACACAGAAGTTCTGCGGCTGCTGCTGAGGCGGCGGGCGAGGCCGGACAGTGCCCCTGGGGGCCGCACTGCCCTGCATGAGGCCTGTGCTGAGGGCCACACAGCCTGCGTCCACGTGCTGCTGGTGGCAGGAGCCGACCCCAACATCCCTGACCAGGATGGGAAACGCCCCTTGCATCTCTGTCGGGGGCCTGGCACCCTTGA GTGTGCGGAGCTGCTCCTGAGGTTTGGGGCGAAAGTGGATGGTCGGTCCGAGGAAGAAGAGGAGACTCCTTTGCACGTGGCCGCCCGGCTTGGCCACGTGGAGCTGGCAGACCTGCTTCTAAGACGTGGGGCGTGCCCCGATGCCCGTGATGCAGAAGGTTGGACCCCACTGCTGGCTGCCTGTGACACCCGCTGCCAGTCCCCTGCCGACGCTGAGGCCACCACCGCCCGCTGCCTCCAGCTGTGCCGCTTGCTGCTCTCAGCTGGAGCAGATGCCGATGCTGCTGACCAGGACAAGAGGCGgcccctgcacctggcctgtCGCCATGGCCATGCTGCTGTCGTGGAGCTGCTCCTGTCCTGTGGCGTCAGTGTCAATGCCATGGACTATGGGGGACACACGGCCCTGCACTGTGCTCTGCAGGGCCCAGCTGCAGCCCTGGCCCAGAGCCCCGAGCATGTGGTGCGGGCTCTGCTCAACCATGGTGCCGTCCGCGTCTGGCCGGGGGCCCTCCCCAAG GTGCTGGAGCGCTGGTGCACGTCCCCACGGACCATCGAAGTCCTGATGAACACCTACAGTGGCATGCGGCTTCCCGAGGAGGCTATGGGCCTGGTACCACCTGAAACTCTGCAG AAGCACCAGCGTTTCTACTCCTCCCTCTTCGCCTTGGCGAGGCAGCCCAGATCGCTGCAGCATCTGAGCCGCTGTGCGCTCCGCTCCCACCTGGCAGGTTGCCTGCCCCAcgccctgccccgcctgcccctgcCACCCCGCCTGCTCTGCTACCTGCAGCTCGATTTTGAGGATGTGCTCTACTAG